The following are encoded together in the Zingiber officinale cultivar Zhangliang unplaced genomic scaffold, Zo_v1.1 ctg209, whole genome shotgun sequence genome:
- the LOC122036784 gene encoding TBC1 domain family member 2A-like has protein sequence MGKKGHSRTFAPVVDLTWTGNPNLDFTRQDLLAAQVINMGVRSYQSPAFELQPHNFPPPALEHPPSKSKLLPISQLAKKVAVNSSRVLLFPPQKCDLSSDFAGIRYSTQPGKPYWITSIAHAHGDAISITSSIPKASFPVKFEDLYGFTAEGNIDDANVLNEVRERVRRQDRIWWELEASKGVNWYLFQPQISWSADGIRVSSLGLSKLANAITLNRLIRKGIPPGLRPNLWLWVSGAAKKRSTVPESYYDDLIRATQGKVTPATRQIDHDLPRTFPNHPWLDSLEGQASLRRVLVGYSFRDSDVGYCQGLNYVAALLLLVMNTEEDAFWMLAVLLENVLVRDCYTGNLSGCHVEQRVFRDLLAKKCPRISVHLNAIGFDVSLVATEWFLCLFAKRLPSETTLRVWDVLFKEGAKVLFHVALAIFKMNEEEILNANQIGEVIHILQRTIHHLYDPDELLRVAFDKIGSMTTNTITKERKKQEPAVMAELHQRLRRLNMLKTNQ, from the exons ATGGGCAAGAAGGGCCATTCTCGTACTTTCGCTCCTGTTGTTGACCTGACGTGGACCGGGAATCCAAATTTAGATTTCACCCGACAAGATCTCCTAGCTGCCCAGGTCATCAATATGGGCGTGCGGTCGTATCAATCGCCGGCATTTGAACTCCAACCGCATAATTTCCCTCCTCCTGCATTGGAACATCCACCTTCAAAATCCAAGCTTTTGCCGATCTCACAGCTCGCAAAAAAGGTTGCC GTAAATTCGAGCAGAGTCTTGCTGTTCCCGCCGCAAAAATGTGATCTTTCGTCCGATTTCGCAGGCATTCGCTACTCGACGCAGCCTGGGAAACCCTACTGGATAACCTCGATCGCTCACGCTCACGGCGACGCCATCTCGATCACCTCCTCGATCCCCAAGGCCAGCTTCCCGGTGAAGTTCGAGGACCTGTACGGCTTCACGGCGGAGGGCAACATCGACGACGCCAACGTGCTGAACGAGGTGAGGGAGAGGGTGCGGCGGCAGGACCGGATCTGGTGGGAGCTGGAGGCGAGCAAAGGGGTGAACTGGTACCTGTTCCAGCCCCAGATCTCGTGGAGCGCCGACGGCATTAGGGTTTCTTCGCTGGGGCTCTCCAAGCTCGCCAACGCCATCACCCTGAACAGGCTCATCAGGAAGGGGATACCGCCAGGGCTGCGTCCCAACTTGTGGCTTTGGGTCTCCGGCGCCGCCAAGAAGCGCTCCACCGTGCCGGAGAGCTACTACGATGACCTGATCAGGGCGACGCAGGGGAAGGTCACACCGGCCACACGACAAATCGATCAC GATCTTCCAAGAACATTTCCTAATCATCCATGGCTGGACAGCCTCGAAGGTCAGGCATCTCTTCGCCGGGTTCTTGTCGGGTACTCTTTCAGAGATTCGGATGTTGGTTATTGCCAG GGTCTGAATTATGTGGCTGCCCTGCTGCTTCTAGTGATGAACACTGAGGAGGATGCCTTTTGGATGCTCGCTGTCCTCCTCGAAAATGTCCTTGTTCGCGACTGCTACACCGGCAACCTTTCGGGCTGCCATGTCGAGCAACGGGTTTTCAGAGATCTTCTAGCAAAGAAATGCCCTAG GATTTCTGTTCATTTGAATGCTATCGGGTTCGATGTCTCGCTTGTGGCCACTGAGTGGTTCCTATGCCTCTTCGCGAAGAGATTACCTTCGGAG ACGACTTTGCGGGTATGGGATGTTCTATTCAAGGAGGGTGCCAAGGTTCTTTTCCATGTCGCATTGGCTATCTTTAAG ATGAACGAAGAAGAAATATTAAATGCAAACCAAATCGGAGAAGTCATTCATATTCTGCAAAGAACCATCCATCATTTGTATGACCCTGACGAATTGCTTAGG GTTGCTTTCGACAAAATTGGTTCTATGACTACTAACACAATCACAAAGGAAAGGAAGAAACAAGAGCCGGCGGTCATGGCTGAGCTTCACCAAAGGCTGCGGCGACTCAATATGTTGAAGACAAATCAATAG